The Leptolyngbyaceae cyanobacterium region AGTTAAATTTGATTGGGCTGATTTAACACCCGAAGAACAAACAGCCGAGTTTGAGTCTTTATGGAATACGGTAAAACAGCAGCCTTTTAATTTTCAAAAAGATTCTCTTTTCCAGGTACATTTAATTCATTTAGCTGATCAAAAGCATAAGTTACTGATTAGCTTGCCTGCTGTATATGGAGATACAATCACTTTAAGAAATTTGGTAAGTGAAATCGGCAATACATATAGTGGGATTTGCCAAAATCAGCCGCTAGCTGATGTGTCGATGCAATATGCCGATCTTGCTGCTGTTTTGAATGAGTTAGTGGAATCGGAAGAGACTTTATCGGGTCGAGAATATTGGCAAAAACAAAAGATTTTTGGCTCATTTGAGGACAAGTTTCCCGGCGAAAAAGAAACGAATTCGACTGTATTTAATCCGAAGTTATACGAGGGAGTTATTCAGTCAAAATTTTTCGTAAAATTAGATGCGATCGCGCAAAAATTCAATACTTCTCATTTCGCATTATTACTAACTAGCTGGCAGATTTTATTAAGGAAGTTAATCGGGCAGTCAGAAGGCACGATCGGTATTGCTTGCGATGGACGCACTTATGAAGAATTAGCATCAACTTTAGGTTTGTTGGCAAAGGTTATTCCGTTCAATTATCAGATTGAAGAATCTGATAAATTCAGCGATATTTTACAACAAGTGGATGCCGCGATCGCTCAACATTTGGAATTTCAAGAGTATTTTAGCTGGGAAGCAATTGGTAAACAAACCGATTATTTTCCATTTTGTTTCGAGTTAGAAACATTGCCTGCGGCTTGTCAAGCTGGTGATATGTTGTTTACGCTCGATCGACAGTATGCTTGTATCGATCGCTGCAAAATTAAATTAGCTTGTTTGGTGCAAGAAGACAGTTTAATTACTACCTTACACTACAACGCTAACTTATTTGAGGCTGAAGATATAGAACAATTAGCGGCAAGATATCAAGCTTTATTAGCGAGTGTTGCAAATCATCCAGAAGCTTTAATTAGCGAGTTGGAGATTTTGAGCGATCGCGATCGGCAAAAAATCTTAGTTGAATTCAATCAAACCAAAACTAGCTACCCCCAAGATAAGTGCATTCATCAATTATTTGAAGCACAAGTAGCGCGGACACCCAACAACATTGCCGTTGTATTTAACCAACAAAAATTAACTTATGAAGAGTTAAATGCAAGAGCAAATCAACTGGCTCATTACTTACAAAAATTGGGAGTTCAGCCAGAAAAATTAGTGGGAGTTTGCGTAGAGCGATCGTTGGAAATGGCGATCGCAGTGTTGGGAATTCTCAAAGCTGGAGGCGCTTACGTTCCGATCGATCCGGCTTATCCAATGGAGCGAAAAACCTTCATTTTAGAAGATACCCAAATGCCAATTCTGCTAACTCAGCAGTCATTAATTAAGGAAGATAGGTACAAAGCAAAAATCATCTTTTTGGATACAGATTGGGAAATTATCGATCGAGAATCTACTGAAAATCCCACTAGTAAAACGGTTCCAGAAAACTTAGCTTATGCTATTTATACTTCTGGTTCCACTGGCAAACCCAAAGGCACTTTAATTCCTCATCAAGGACTGGTTAATTACCTCAGTTGGTGTACTCAAGCTTATTCAGTCGAACAAGGAAAAGGAACTTTAGTTCATTCTCCTTTGGGATTTGATTTAACGATTACGAGTTTGTTTTCCCCGTTGTTAGTTGGTTGTCCTGTAGAGTTATTGCCAGAAAGTCAAAGCATAGAAAACCTCAGTAATGCTTTGCGCGAAAAAGACGATTTAAGTTTAGTTAAAATCACTCCCGCTCATTTGGAATTACTCGGACAGCAGCTATCAACTGAAAAGGCAGCCGAGCGCACGAAAGCATTTATTATCGGTGGGGAAAATCTGTTAGTACAACACATTGATTTCTGGCAAAAAAATGCCCCGAATACGATGTTAGTAAATGAATATGGCCCAACAGAAACCGTGGTCGGTTGTTGCGTGTATAAAGTACCAATAGGCGAGCATGATTCTGGGTCGATTCCGATTGGAAAACCGATCGCAAATACCCAACTTTACGTCTTGAATCAACATCTGCAACCCGTTCCAATTGGCGCAGTGGGAGAATTGCACATTGGCGGTGTAGGAGTCAGCAGAGGCTATTTGAATCGTCCCGATCTCACGGCTGAAAAGTTTATTCCCAACCCGTTTAGCGACGAACCTGGGACGCGACTCTATAAAACTGGCGATTTGGCGCGTTATCAACCGGATGGAACCTTAGAATGTTTGGGACGGATTGATAACCAAGTAAAAATTCGCGGTTTCCGTATTGAATTGGGTGAAGTGGAAGCAGTTTTATCAGAACATCCAGAGGTGCAGGAAGCGGTAGTATTGGCGCAGGAAGATGTTTCAGGCGGACGTTTGGTGGCGTATTTAGTATGTCGAGAAAATCTTTGCGTTGATGGAGGCAAAAATTCGTTTCTTAACGAATTGCGGTGTTTCATCAAACGGAAGTTACCAGAATATATGGTTCCTTCAGCGTTTGTATTCTTAAATGCTTTACCACTAACTATTAATGGTAAAATCGATCGTAAGTTGCTTCCTGTTTTAGCAGAAACGCAACCACAATTAGAAAGCGATCGCATTCTTCCCAGCACTGAATTAGAACAAGCGATCGCCAGCGTATGGCAAAAAGTTTTGAACTTAGAAAAAGTCGGCATTCACGATAACTTTTTCGATCTGGGCGGTCATTCATTATTAGTTGCTCAAGTTCAGAGTAAATTGGAAGAATTATTGCAGCGAAAAATCCCGATCGTGCAATTAATGGAATATCCAAGTATTCACTCGTTGGCTAAGTCTTTAAGCCAAGCACCGAAGCTAGAAGAAGAAGTTCAATTAGTGCGCGATCGCGTTCAGAAACAAAGAGATGCTGGAGAACGCCAACGGCAGAAAATGAAAGCTTCTAGAAGTATTTAATTCAGAGTGTCAATACAAGCGAGAATTACATGATTATCAGCGACGACCAAAATCTTTTGCTTGCCACATCTACCGAATCAGTAGATAATTTAAACGCTCAATTTTACGGCAGATTTCCCTATCCTTGGCGACCTTTAAAAATTGACCAACTGCTCGATCCAAATTTTGAAATTGCGATGCTCAATCAAGATTTGGGAGATTGGCAACACAAAAGTTTACTGGAAAATCCGAAGATTTGGGTAGCTGGATGTGGCACAAATCAGGCAGTTTTTACCGCTTTAAGATTTCCCAATGCTACTGTTTTGGGTTCCGATTTATCAACTACATCCTTAGAACTTACTCGACAAGTTGCCGAGGAATTAGGTATTACCAACCTGCAACTAAAACAAGAAAGTTTAAATCAAATTTCTTATGAAAAAGAATTTGATTATGTAATTTGTACGGGAGTTATTCATCACAATGCCAACCCCCAAGAAACATTAGCTAAATTAGCTGCCGCTTTAAAGCCAAACGGGGTAATGGAATTAATGGTTTATAACCGTTACCATCGCATTGTCACTTCTACTTTACAGAAAGCTGTCAGAATGTTAAGCGGTGGAACGGCGGCATCTGTTGACTTTGAATCTGAGTTAGAAATTGCCATCAAACTTGTCAACGGTGGGTTTTCTACCCAAAGTATGATGATTGATTTCTTACAAGAATATCGCAAAGGTTCAGAATCAAAATTAGCCGATACCTTAATTCAACCAGTTGAACACAGCTACACCGTTGAATCATTAGCAAATATAGTCCAAAGTTGCGGATTAGAATTAGTTGCACCCCGAATTAATTTATTTGATTTAGCCAATAACACCTACCTTTGGAATACGGAATTCAACGCTCCAGAAGTGCAAGAAAAGTACGACGCTTTACCCGATTTAAAACGGTGGCAAATCTCTAATTTATTACATTTAGAAAAATCACCCATGCTGTGGTTTTATCTCCAGCATCAAAATTGCGATCGCCCTCTCAAATCAGAACAACAAATCTGCCAAGAATTTCTCAATACCAAGTTTGTCATAACCAGTACAACCCAGAAAAGCTACATTTTGGGAAGTGACAGCAAATATAAACTATTACCAACCTCCCATTATCCCAAAACTTCTTCCGATCCATTAGTAAAAGAAATTCTTAATGCGATCAAACCCAATACCCCCATAAAAGAAAACTTCAAAAACTTAGGCATCAACACCGACTTTCAAACCGTAAACAAACTACGTTTAAAACTCACAACTTCAGCCTTCCCTTACCTACAAACTTCCCCATAAACGCCTTTCTTCTCTTAAACCTCTCTGTGTCCTCTGCGTCTCTGCGGTTCATTAAATTTAAAAATTCAAATGAGCAACCTAGAAACCCCTTCAAACATAGAAGGAATCGCCATCATCGGAATGTCTGGACGATTTCCTGGAGCCAAAAACATTGAAGAATTTTGGCAAAATCTTTGCCAAGGAAACGAAACGATTTCCACCTTTACCAATGAAGAATTAGCCGCCGAAAAAATCGATGTAAACCTCTTAAAAGACACAAATTACGTCAAAGCCAAAGGACTCGTCGAAGATATCGACTTATTTGATGCTGCCTTTTTTGGCTTCACTCCCAAAGAAGCAGAAATCACCGATCCTCAACATCGTTTATTTTTAGAATGTAGCTGGAAAACATTAGAAACAGCAGGTTACGATCCCAACTCTTACGCCGGAAGAATCGGAGTTTATGGAGGTACTGGCTGGAATAGTTATTTATTATTAAATATCGCTTCTCATCAAAACTTTTTAGACGCAGTTGTCGGACATCAAACATTAATTAGTAACGAAAAAGATCATTTAACAACGCGAGTTTCTTATAAATTAAATTTAAAAGGGCCGAGTATTGACGTACAAACAGCTTGTTCTACATCTTTAGTAGCAGTTAGTTTAGCTTGCCAAAGCTTATTAAATT contains the following coding sequences:
- a CDS encoding amino acid adenylation domain-containing protein, with the translated sequence MQKETIKGFRLSPQQKHLWLLQQKEAEFNSPYRVQCAIQIDGNLDGELLEKALKELVNRYEILRTSFHCLPGMDLALQVICDRVKLPLVKFDWADLTPEEQTAEFESLWNTVKQQPFNFQKDSLFQVHLIHLADQKHKLLISLPAVYGDTITLRNLVSEIGNTYSGICQNQPLADVSMQYADLAAVLNELVESEETLSGREYWQKQKIFGSFEDKFPGEKETNSTVFNPKLYEGVIQSKFFVKLDAIAQKFNTSHFALLLTSWQILLRKLIGQSEGTIGIACDGRTYEELASTLGLLAKVIPFNYQIEESDKFSDILQQVDAAIAQHLEFQEYFSWEAIGKQTDYFPFCFELETLPAACQAGDMLFTLDRQYACIDRCKIKLACLVQEDSLITTLHYNANLFEAEDIEQLAARYQALLASVANHPEALISELEILSDRDRQKILVEFNQTKTSYPQDKCIHQLFEAQVARTPNNIAVVFNQQKLTYEELNARANQLAHYLQKLGVQPEKLVGVCVERSLEMAIAVLGILKAGGAYVPIDPAYPMERKTFILEDTQMPILLTQQSLIKEDRYKAKIIFLDTDWEIIDRESTENPTSKTVPENLAYAIYTSGSTGKPKGTLIPHQGLVNYLSWCTQAYSVEQGKGTLVHSPLGFDLTITSLFSPLLVGCPVELLPESQSIENLSNALREKDDLSLVKITPAHLELLGQQLSTEKAAERTKAFIIGGENLLVQHIDFWQKNAPNTMLVNEYGPTETVVGCCVYKVPIGEHDSGSIPIGKPIANTQLYVLNQHLQPVPIGAVGELHIGGVGVSRGYLNRPDLTAEKFIPNPFSDEPGTRLYKTGDLARYQPDGTLECLGRIDNQVKIRGFRIELGEVEAVLSEHPEVQEAVVLAQEDVSGGRLVAYLVCRENLCVDGGKNSFLNELRCFIKRKLPEYMVPSAFVFLNALPLTINGKIDRKLLPVLAETQPQLESDRILPSTELEQAIASVWQKVLNLEKVGIHDNFFDLGGHSLLVAQVQSKLEELLQRKIPIVQLMEYPSIHSLAKSLSQAPKLEEEVQLVRDRVQKQRDAGERQRQKMKASRSI
- a CDS encoding class I SAM-dependent methyltransferase, producing MIISDDQNLLLATSTESVDNLNAQFYGRFPYPWRPLKIDQLLDPNFEIAMLNQDLGDWQHKSLLENPKIWVAGCGTNQAVFTALRFPNATVLGSDLSTTSLELTRQVAEELGITNLQLKQESLNQISYEKEFDYVICTGVIHHNANPQETLAKLAAALKPNGVMELMVYNRYHRIVTSTLQKAVRMLSGGTAASVDFESELEIAIKLVNGGFSTQSMMIDFLQEYRKGSESKLADTLIQPVEHSYTVESLANIVQSCGLELVAPRINLFDLANNTYLWNTEFNAPEVQEKYDALPDLKRWQISNLLHLEKSPMLWFYLQHQNCDRPLKSEQQICQEFLNTKFVITSTTQKSYILGSDSKYKLLPTSHYPKTSSDPLVKEILNAIKPNTPIKENFKNLGINTDFQTVNKLRLKLTTSAFPYLQTSP